A window of Desulfatirhabdium butyrativorans DSM 18734 contains these coding sequences:
- a CDS encoding citrate/2-methylcitrate synthase, whose amino-acid sequence MTTESCQIPVNIGLRGVKIATTRISDVNGDEGRLIYRGYLIQDLAAHVCFEEVAYLLLKEKLPDPRELEAFRKDLAAQRAIPVSLVQALASQPPDAKPMDILQASVALLANADPDLRQTGNKDAANRMAVRLVSRVGTVVAAWNRIRNGLPPIEPDPQLSHAANFLYMLNGVRPDEETARFFDTCLVLHAEHSFNASTFAAREVASTRAHMYAAVSAAVGSLSGDLHGGANVRVMEMLQKIGSIDKVESYVKSELDAGNKIMGLGHAVYAVDDPRAKILEPMSRILGEKRGELKWYELSKAVEKASRSEFKQRKGIELPVNVDFYSASVYHAMGIPVDLFSPVFAVSRVAGWTAHVIEEQFGGASAKPVLYRPESEYVGDYCGPEVCTLTPISSR is encoded by the coding sequence CGACTGATTTATCGGGGATACCTGATTCAGGATCTTGCCGCGCATGTCTGTTTCGAAGAAGTCGCCTATCTGCTGCTGAAGGAAAAATTGCCTGATCCTCGGGAGCTTGAGGCGTTTCGAAAGGACCTGGCTGCGCAGCGCGCCATTCCCGTTTCCCTTGTTCAGGCGTTGGCGTCCCAACCACCTGATGCAAAACCCATGGATATTCTTCAGGCATCGGTTGCCTTGCTCGCAAACGCCGATCCGGATTTGCGCCAGACTGGCAACAAAGATGCGGCCAATCGAATGGCCGTTCGACTGGTCAGTCGTGTCGGAACCGTGGTTGCCGCATGGAATCGGATCCGAAACGGGCTTCCACCGATCGAGCCGGATCCGCAGCTCAGCCATGCGGCGAATTTTCTCTACATGCTCAACGGTGTTCGCCCCGATGAGGAAACAGCGCGCTTCTTCGATACGTGCCTGGTTTTGCATGCGGAGCACTCCTTCAATGCTTCCACTTTCGCAGCCAGGGAAGTGGCTTCAACCCGCGCCCACATGTATGCCGCAGTCTCTGCTGCGGTAGGCTCGCTTTCCGGCGATTTGCACGGAGGCGCCAATGTGCGGGTAATGGAGATGCTCCAGAAGATCGGTTCCATAGACAAAGTGGAATCGTATGTCAAATCCGAGCTGGATGCCGGCAACAAAATCATGGGTCTTGGCCATGCCGTTTATGCGGTGGATGATCCGCGGGCAAAAATTCTGGAGCCGATGTCCCGCATTCTTGGGGAAAAGCGGGGTGAGCTGAAGTGGTATGAACTGTCAAAGGCCGTTGAAAAGGCAAGCCGCTCCGAATTCAAACAACGCAAAGGTATCGAGCTTCCCGTTAATGTCGATTTTTATAGCGCATCCGTGTATCATGCCATGGGTATTCCGGTCGATTTGTTTTCCCCGGTGTTTGCCGTATCCCGTGTGGCCGGATGGACGGCCCACGTGATTGAAGAACAATTCGGCGGGGCCTCGGCCAAACCGGTTCTGTATCGGCCGGAGTCCGAATATGTTGGCGATTACTGCGGACCGGAAGTCTGCACCCTGACGCCCATTTCCTCAAGATGA
- a CDS encoding DnaJ domain-containing protein, whose amino-acid sequence MEPVDYYTTLGVSPQASQQDIKRAYRDLAFQYHPDHCKDADCSDRMKAINEAYAVLSDTKKRNEYDTLKCQYGNAATNQFRNAYSEQEIFRGSDIQQVFEEMARAFGIRGFDEIFKQCYGPNYRQFEFKRPGVFVKGFMFSGFFPGIPLGGPAMLASGLGKGIRQLLGKSASKSGGPADIAERIVLPEELAKTGGPYAYYHRNQGKKLIVHIPAGIREGQKIRLAKMGTTDPKTGQTGDLYLTVSIRRSFAQKLKGMFRIGYKGS is encoded by the coding sequence ATGGAACCCGTTGACTATTACACAACACTTGGCGTATCGCCCCAGGCAAGCCAGCAGGACATCAAGCGCGCCTATCGGGATCTGGCCTTTCAATACCATCCCGATCATTGCAAGGATGCCGACTGTTCGGATCGCATGAAAGCCATCAACGAGGCATACGCCGTATTGTCCGACACCAAAAAACGAAATGAATACGACACCCTCAAATGTCAATATGGCAACGCGGCCACCAACCAGTTCCGCAATGCCTATTCGGAGCAGGAAATTTTCAGGGGATCGGATATCCAGCAGGTATTTGAAGAAATGGCCAGGGCTTTCGGAATTCGGGGATTCGACGAGATATTCAAGCAGTGCTACGGGCCCAATTACCGGCAGTTCGAATTCAAGAGACCGGGCGTCTTCGTCAAGGGATTCATGTTTTCCGGCTTTTTTCCGGGGATTCCTCTCGGCGGACCGGCCATGCTCGCATCCGGCCTGGGAAAGGGAATTCGGCAGCTTCTCGGGAAATCAGCATCGAAATCGGGTGGTCCAGCGGATATTGCAGAACGAATCGTTCTTCCGGAAGAACTCGCCAAAACTGGCGGGCCTTATGCCTATTACCATCGGAATCAGGGCAAGAAGCTGATCGTTCATATACCGGCCGGGATCCGGGAAGGACAAAAAATCCGGTTGGCGAAAATGGGCACAACCGACCCTAAAACGGGACAAACGGGGGATCTCTATCTGACAGTATCGATTCGCCGCTCCTTCGCCCAAAAACTCAAGGGGATGTTTCGAATCGGTTACAAGGGCTCATGA
- a CDS encoding Fur family transcriptional regulator: MTRQRRIILRELRKVKTHPSADELYETVRQYLPRISLGTVYRNLETLSQIGEIRKIEVCGSIKRFDGNNKEHYHVRCMVCGRIEDVPESIQFDFGQRVDQTMHYRILSHRLEFVGLCPACTERQLDRMVAKIDGQMQNGGMRLPSCALAEGPS, encoded by the coding sequence ATGACCCGGCAGCGCCGGATCATCCTGAGAGAACTTCGGAAGGTCAAGACCCATCCGAGCGCGGATGAGCTCTACGAAACCGTTCGGCAATACCTGCCGAGAATCAGCCTGGGAACGGTCTATCGGAATCTCGAAACGTTGTCGCAGATCGGGGAAATCCGGAAGATCGAGGTTTGCGGATCCATCAAGCGCTTCGATGGCAACAACAAGGAGCACTATCATGTGCGGTGCATGGTTTGCGGAAGGATCGAAGATGTTCCGGAATCGATACAGTTCGATTTCGGACAGCGTGTCGATCAGACCATGCACTATCGGATACTGTCCCACCGGCTTGAATTCGTCGGGTTGTGCCCCGCCTGCACCGAACGGCAGCTTGATCGCATGGTCGCCAAAATCGACGGACAGATGCAAAACGGCGGTATGCGATTGCCGTCTTGTGCACTTGCGGAAGGCCCATCATGA